From Verrucomicrobia bacterium S94, the proteins below share one genomic window:
- a CDS encoding glycoside hydrolase family 97 protein, whose amino-acid sequence MKTTLTALITALAASTFAQQYFVQSPGGNNTIEVYTDGGLAYQIRHNNVMVTTPSPISITIDGKKYGETAMVADKKERSVDRILKPVVKEKRAEIRDRYNELELTFKNGYGVIFRAFDNGVAYRLFTELDGEVLVEAEEIVYNFTGDHPASVPVSDGFFSHYERGYTNLTISALGDIMACLPSMVTLEPNLKIARETEVKVAITEADLDSYPGFYLVKGAEKNQLVSTFPRYPKTTYQPTDRDIKVGERENFIARTAGTRAFPWRLMVITDEDRELINNTLVYQLGPEQAIENTDWIKPGKVAWDWYNMNNIEGVDFEAGINTETYKFYIDFASQYGLEYIILDEGWYDIKTNDLLDPVDAVDVQELIRYGKKKNVGIILWVTWTALEENADTAYEAFAEWGAKGIKVDFMQRDDQPMVDFYSRCAAEAAKYKLLVDFHGSYKPAGLRRAYPNVITREGVRGLENNKWEGMFSNPEYCLEMPFLRMLAGPVDYTPGAMANAQKENYNAVWNRPMSLGTRAHQFAMYVVYESPLQMLADAPSSYLKEPEVMEFLAPVPSVWDETVVLDAKYSDYVVIARRNGDTWYVGAMTDWTPRDLDVDFSFLPKGKYTIDIWQDGANADKRATDYKKVSTKIKAGEKMNIHLAPGGGWAAIIRK is encoded by the coding sequence ATGAAAACAACCCTTACAGCACTGATCACAGCCCTCGCCGCTTCCACCTTTGCACAGCAGTATTTCGTGCAATCCCCAGGCGGAAACAACACCATTGAAGTCTACACCGACGGCGGACTCGCCTACCAGATCCGTCACAACAATGTGATGGTCACCACGCCTTCGCCGATCAGCATCACGATCGACGGGAAAAAATATGGCGAAACCGCGATGGTCGCCGACAAAAAAGAGCGCAGCGTAGACCGCATCCTTAAACCGGTTGTAAAAGAAAAACGCGCCGAAATCCGCGACCGCTACAACGAACTCGAACTGACCTTTAAAAATGGATACGGAGTAATTTTCCGCGCATTCGACAACGGTGTGGCCTACCGTCTGTTCACAGAACTCGATGGTGAGGTCCTCGTGGAAGCCGAGGAAATTGTCTACAACTTTACCGGCGATCATCCGGCATCCGTACCGGTTTCCGACGGATTTTTTTCCCACTATGAACGCGGCTACACCAACCTCACCATCAGCGCACTCGGTGATATTATGGCCTGCCTGCCTTCCATGGTAACGCTGGAGCCCAACCTGAAAATCGCCCGGGAAACCGAAGTGAAGGTCGCCATCACCGAAGCCGATCTCGACAGTTATCCGGGATTTTATCTGGTTAAAGGGGCTGAAAAAAACCAGCTCGTTTCCACCTTCCCCCGCTATCCGAAGACCACTTATCAGCCGACCGACCGCGATATCAAGGTCGGCGAGCGCGAAAACTTTATCGCCCGAACCGCCGGTACCCGTGCATTTCCATGGCGTCTGATGGTGATTACCGATGAAGACCGGGAACTCATCAATAACACCCTCGTTTATCAGCTCGGTCCGGAGCAGGCAATTGAAAACACCGACTGGATCAAACCCGGAAAAGTCGCCTGGGACTGGTACAACATGAATAACATCGAAGGTGTTGACTTTGAAGCCGGCATCAATACCGAAACCTACAAATTCTACATCGACTTTGCTTCACAGTACGGCCTTGAATACATCATTCTTGATGAAGGCTGGTACGACATAAAAACCAACGACCTCCTTGATCCGGTCGATGCCGTCGATGTACAGGAACTGATTCGCTACGGGAAAAAGAAAAACGTCGGTATCATTCTGTGGGTCACCTGGACCGCCCTCGAGGAAAACGCGGATACCGCCTATGAAGCCTTCGCGGAATGGGGCGCCAAAGGAATCAAGGTCGATTTCATGCAGCGCGACGACCAGCCGATGGTCGATTTCTACAGCCGCTGCGCCGCGGAAGCCGCAAAATACAAACTGCTCGTAGACTTCCACGGTTCCTATAAACCCGCCGGCCTTCGCCGCGCCTATCCGAACGTCATCACCCGCGAAGGCGTCCGAGGTCTGGAAAACAACAAATGGGAAGGCATGTTCTCCAACCCGGAATACTGTCTGGAAATGCCGTTTCTCCGCATGCTGGCCGGACCGGTCGATTACACGCCCGGCGCCATGGCCAACGCCCAGAAAGAAAACTACAACGCCGTCTGGAACCGCCCGATGTCGCTCGGAACCCGCGCCCATCAGTTCGCCATGTATGTGGTTTACGAAAGCCCGCTGCAGATGCTGGCCGACGCTCCGTCATCCTATCTGAAGGAACCGGAAGTGATGGAATTTCTCGCTCCGGTCCCGAGCGTGTGGGATGAAACGGTCGTGCTTGATGCAAAATACAGCGACTATGTAGTCATTGCCCGACGCAACGGCGACACCTGGTATGTCGGGGCCATGACCGACTGGACCCCCCGCGACCTAGACGTTGATTTCTCGTTCCTCCCCAAAGGAAAATACACCATCGATATCTGGCAGGACGGAGCCAACGCCGACAAACGTGCCACCGATTACAAAAAGGTCTCCACCAAAATCAAAGCCGGCGAAAAAATGAACATTCACCTGGCTCCCGGCGGCGGCTGGGCAGCCATCATCCGGAAATAA
- a CDS encoding solute:sodium symporter family transporter — MNPTVILSFLAFTGFVLLYTLWKMRGSRCNTRDGYFLGGRSLTGGRIAGSLILTNLGAISFVGMSAQSYTHNMSVMGWEIIAGITLVPVALLLIPLYLKQGIATIPDFLESRYDSGVRKFVTILFLFQYIINILPTTLYAGARVLGEMLDLQHLFGISEFASVALISAAICLPGFFYSVFGGLKAVVIADSVNGIGLLIGGLMIPVFGILALDDHFGEGLQQLLTVAPEKLQSIGSTSDPLPFSTLFSGLLLVNLYYWGTDQSIIQRTLGARNLAEGQKGVLLAAGIKLFTPLVLIIPGIIAFHLFGAHAGNPDSMYIRLVHTVLPRPLIGFFTAVMFGAVLSTFNGVLNASTTLFTLNIYKPLFGKDKEDRQLVREGRFFAAIIAVISTLIAPFILFVPEGLFQYLQMVAGFFSVPVFTIVFVGYVSKRVPPIAAKIALTVFVSSYALMQLVFKTPLHFLHQLGLLFVICSGLMFVIGAVRPRTSDYILPLNHAVDTTPWKHRHIAAATILYLAAGVYLLFSDLGLLSGTPLPLTVYGGLGLILLGFSVFWEIKR; from the coding sequence ATGAATCCCACCGTCATCCTTTCTTTCCTCGCCTTCACCGGATTCGTTCTGCTCTATACGCTGTGGAAAATGCGCGGCAGCCGGTGCAACACCCGGGACGGTTATTTCCTCGGCGGACGCAGCCTGACCGGCGGACGGATTGCCGGATCGCTGATTCTTACCAATCTCGGCGCCATCAGCTTTGTCGGGATGAGTGCACAGTCCTACACCCACAACATGAGCGTCATGGGCTGGGAAATCATTGCCGGTATCACCCTGGTTCCGGTGGCCCTGCTGCTGATCCCGCTCTATCTGAAACAGGGCATTGCCACTATTCCCGATTTTCTGGAAAGCCGTTACGACTCCGGCGTCAGAAAATTCGTTACGATTCTTTTTCTCTTTCAGTACATCATCAACATTCTGCCCACCACTCTCTATGCCGGTGCGCGCGTACTCGGCGAAATGCTCGACCTGCAGCATCTGTTCGGCATTTCCGAGTTCGCTTCCGTTGCGCTCATTTCCGCCGCAATCTGCCTGCCGGGCTTTTTCTATTCGGTCTTCGGCGGTCTTAAAGCGGTCGTCATCGCCGACTCCGTCAACGGCATCGGCCTACTGATCGGAGGACTGATGATTCCGGTTTTCGGTATACTCGCGCTTGACGACCATTTCGGCGAAGGTCTCCAACAGCTGCTGACCGTCGCCCCGGAAAAACTGCAGAGCATCGGCAGCACCTCCGATCCACTGCCCTTCTCCACCCTTTTCAGCGGCCTTCTGCTGGTGAACCTCTACTACTGGGGTACCGACCAGTCGATCATTCAGCGCACGCTTGGAGCCAGAAACCTGGCGGAAGGGCAAAAAGGGGTTCTGCTCGCCGCCGGAATCAAGCTGTTTACTCCACTGGTGCTGATTATTCCCGGCATCATTGCCTTTCATCTTTTCGGAGCACATGCAGGCAATCCCGATTCCATGTATATACGTCTCGTGCACACCGTACTCCCCCGACCGCTCATCGGTTTTTTCACCGCGGTCATGTTCGGAGCGGTTCTGAGCACCTTCAACGGTGTGCTCAATGCCTCCACCACCCTTTTTACGCTGAATATCTACAAACCGCTGTTCGGAAAGGATAAAGAAGACCGGCAGCTGGTTCGCGAAGGCCGGTTTTTCGCCGCCATCATTGCGGTAATATCCACCCTAATCGCCCCGTTCATCCTGTTTGTCCCCGAAGGTCTTTTCCAGTATCTGCAGATGGTTGCCGGTTTTTTCAGTGTTCCGGTTTTCACTATTGTTTTTGTTGGCTATGTATCCAAACGCGTGCCCCCAATCGCCGCGAAAATCGCCCTCACCGTATTTGTATCATCCTACGCCCTGATGCAGCTGGTATTCAAAACGCCGCTCCATTTTCTGCATCAGCTCGGCCTGCTTTTTGTTATCTGTTCCGGACTCATGTTCGTTATCGGTGCGGTCAGACCCCGCACATCCGACTACATTCTTCCACTCAACCACGCCGTTGACACCACCCCCTGGAAACACCGCCATATCGCCGCCGCAACCATTCTCTACCTGGCCGCCGGTGTCTATCTGCTGTTTTCCGACCTCGGTCTGCTTTCCGGAACCCCCCTTCCACTCACCGTCTACGGTGGTCTCGGCCTGATCCTGCTCGGTTTTTCTGTTTTTTGGGAAATAAAGAGATAG
- a CDS encoding LacI family DNA-binding transcriptional regulator, protein MNTKVTFKDVARLAGVSTQTVSRVTNNSGYVNEKTRAKVQAAIDQLGYVPNKNAQLMGRKKARVFGVITLNISFQGASRIVEGIRNESKKAGYAISLAVLDDEPDALEHAVRDMKSQQVNAILINAPIAREPAEQLIHDHAPMPFVFIDAPLDAQVNHVMADHRAGGRMAAELMLQQGRTRFAFLNGPEPSTAARLRREAWLDVIDKAGATLVAEETGDWSARSGYTAGAALFSRGQAFDALLIANDQMALGALRACREHRIDVPRQTAVVGFDDTANSEFFCPPLTTVRQNFLEIGHQAVTEALSCIQHPGQPPIKTEVPVELIERQSTAPIESPEIKAARLESLLSELKQML, encoded by the coding sequence ATGAATACCAAAGTTACTTTTAAAGATGTTGCCCGACTCGCCGGCGTTTCCACCCAGACCGTTTCCCGGGTCACCAACAACAGCGGTTATGTCAACGAAAAGACCCGGGCGAAGGTCCAGGCCGCCATTGATCAACTCGGTTATGTGCCCAACAAAAATGCGCAGCTGATGGGGCGGAAAAAAGCCCGCGTTTTCGGCGTCATCACACTCAATATCAGCTTCCAGGGCGCTTCGCGTATTGTTGAAGGCATTCGTAATGAAAGTAAAAAAGCCGGATATGCCATTTCTCTTGCTGTACTCGACGACGAACCGGACGCCCTGGAGCATGCTGTACGGGATATGAAATCGCAACAGGTCAACGCCATTCTGATCAATGCCCCGATTGCCCGGGAGCCGGCCGAACAGCTGATACACGATCATGCCCCCATGCCCTTTGTTTTCATAGACGCCCCCCTGGACGCGCAGGTAAATCACGTGATGGCCGACCACCGCGCAGGCGGCCGGATGGCGGCCGAACTCATGCTTCAGCAGGGGCGCACACGTTTTGCCTTCCTGAACGGCCCGGAACCGTCGACAGCCGCCCGGCTTCGCAGAGAGGCCTGGCTGGATGTCATTGATAAGGCCGGTGCCACACTCGTAGCCGAGGAAACCGGCGACTGGTCGGCCCGCAGCGGCTATACAGCAGGGGCAGCTCTTTTTTCCCGGGGACAGGCCTTTGATGCCCTGCTGATTGCCAACGACCAAATGGCACTCGGTGCTCTGCGCGCCTGCCGCGAACACCGGATCGATGTCCCGCGTCAGACTGCAGTCGTCGGTTTCGACGATACTGCAAACAGTGAATTTTTCTGCCCGCCGCTGACGACTGTCCGGCAGAATTTTCTGGAGATCGGTCACCAGGCAGTCACTGAAGCGCTGTCCTGCATTCAGCATCCCGGACAGCCTCCCATCAAAACCGAAGTTCCGGTTGAACTGATTGAACGCCAAAGCACCGCTCCCATAGAAAGCCCTGAAATCAAAGCGGCACGCCTTGAATCGCTGCTCTCGGAATTAAAACAGATGCTATAG
- a CDS encoding DNA methyltransferase, with amino-acid sequence MQPFTEEIIELIREIPRGRVCSYGGIAELAGNPRAARQVVRVLHSYSEAENLPWWRLINRQGMIALKPGSGYEEQRARLEEEGIEFSNDRVDLCRFGWKPEDL; translated from the coding sequence ATGCAGCCGTTTACGGAAGAGATTATTGAGCTGATCCGCGAGATTCCGCGCGGGAGAGTCTGTTCCTATGGCGGAATCGCGGAGCTGGCCGGCAATCCACGCGCGGCACGGCAGGTGGTGCGGGTGCTGCATAGTTACAGCGAAGCGGAAAACCTGCCCTGGTGGCGGCTCATCAACCGCCAGGGAATGATTGCGCTGAAACCCGGATCGGGTTACGAGGAGCAGCGGGCCCGACTTGAGGAGGAGGGGATCGAATTTTCCAATGACCGGGTTGATCTGTGCCGGTTCGGCTGGAAACCGGAAGATCTATAG
- a CDS encoding trimeric intracellular cation channel family protein, producing MIHILDIAGTFAFAVSGAFRAVKYEMDILGISVLAMATGVGGGMIRDLLLGATPPSALTDTGYILICLAGAAIVFMAAPKIARRWDYLMAADAVGLSVFAAIGATKAEAYGSVPLTVAMMAMITACGGGVIRDLLSREIPAILTTGFYASAALLGGFMFVLLGKFSLPEGVRIFITIGFTLLTRIVALRFRLNLPRVKALHASPSEIARAHRENKRK from the coding sequence CTGATTCATATCCTTGATATTGCCGGGACATTTGCCTTTGCGGTGTCCGGAGCTTTTCGTGCGGTGAAATATGAAATGGATATTCTAGGTATTTCAGTGCTGGCGATGGCAACCGGTGTGGGCGGAGGAATGATCCGCGACCTGCTGCTGGGGGCTACGCCGCCGTCCGCACTGACCGATACCGGCTATATTCTGATTTGTCTTGCCGGTGCGGCGATCGTTTTCATGGCCGCGCCGAAGATTGCCCGGCGATGGGATTATCTTATGGCGGCCGATGCGGTCGGACTCAGCGTTTTTGCGGCGATTGGCGCAACCAAGGCTGAAGCCTATGGATCGGTTCCGCTTACGGTTGCCATGATGGCCATGATCACCGCCTGTGGCGGAGGGGTGATCCGGGATCTTCTTTCCCGCGAAATTCCTGCGATTCTGACCACCGGTTTTTATGCTTCGGCGGCCCTGCTGGGTGGCTTTATGTTTGTATTGCTTGGAAAGTTCTCTCTGCCGGAAGGGGTGCGGATTTTTATCACGATCGGTTTTACCCTGCTCACACGGATTGTTGCATTGCGGTTCCGGCTGAATCTGCCCCGTGTAAAAGCGCTTCACGCGTCGCCTTCGGAAATTGCCCGGGCCCACCGGGAAAATAAGCGGAAATAG